The stretch of DNA ATACAGATACACGGGGCTACTCACTACAGCGCtaaccaggtacctacccctctctgGGGCAAATACAGATACACGGGGCTACTCACTACAGCGCtaaccaggtacctacccctctctgGGGCAAATACAGATACACGGGGCTACTCACTACAGCGCtaaccaggtacctacccctctctggggcaaatacagatacacagggccactcactacagcgctaaccaggtacctacccctctctggggcaaatacagatacacagggctactcactacagcgctaaccaggtacctacccctctctgGGGCAAATACAGATACACGGGGCTACTCACTACAGCGCtaaccaggtacctacccctctctgGGGCAAATACAGATACACGGGGCTACTCACTACAGCGCtaaccaggtacctacccctctctggggcaaatacagatacacagggccactcactacagcgctaaccaggtacctacccctctctggggcaaatacagatacacagggctactcactacagcgctaaccaggtacctacccctctctggggcaaatacagatacacagggctactcactacagcgctaaccaggtacctacccctctctggggcaaatacagatacacagggccactcactacagcgctaaccaggtacctacccctctctggggcaaatacagatacacagggctactcactacagcgctaaccaggtacctacccctctctggggcaaatacagatacacagggccactcactacagcgctaaccaggtacctacccctctctggggcaaatacagatacacagggctactcactacagcgctaaccaggtacctacccctctctgGGGCAAATACAGATACACGGGGCTAATCACTACAGCGCtaaccaggtacctacccctctctgGGGCAAATACAGATACACGGGGCCACTCACTACAGCGCtaaccaggtacctacccctctctggggcaaatacagatacacagggctactcactacagcgctaaccaggtacctacccctctctgGGGCAAATACAGATACACGGGGCTACTCACTACAGCGCtaaccaggtacctacccctctctgAGGCAAATACAGATACACGGGGCCACTCACTACAGCGCtaaccaggtacctacccctctctggggcaaatacagatacacagggctactcactacagcgctaaccaggtacctacccctctctggggcaaatacagatacacagggccactcactacagcgctaaccaggtacctacccctctctggggcaaatacagatacacagggctactcactacagcgctaaccaggtacctacccctctctggggcaaatacagatacacagggccactcactacagcgctaaccaggtacctacccctctctggggcaaatacagatacacagggctactcactacagcgctaaccaggtacctacccctctctgGGGCAAATACAGATACACGGGGCTAATCACTACAGCGCtaaccaggtacctacccctctctgGGGCAAATACAGATACACGGGGCCACTCACTACAGCGCtaaccaggtacctacccctctctggggcaaatacagatacacagggctactcactacagcgctaaccaggtacctacccctctctgGGGCAAATACAGATACACGGGGCTACTCACTACAGCGCtaaccaggtacctacccctctctgAGGCAAATACAGATACACGGGGCCACTCACTACAGCGCtaaccaggtacctacccctctctggggcaaatacagatacacagggctactcactacagcgctaaccaggtacctacccctctctgGGGCAAATACAGATACACAGGGCCACTCACTACAGCGCTacccaggtacctacccctctctgGGGCAAATACAGATACACGGGGCCACTCACTACAGTGCtaaccaggtacctacccctctctgGGGCAAATACAGATACACGGGGCCACTCACTACAGCGCtaaccaggtacctacccctctctgGGGCAAATACAGATACACGGGGCTACTCACTACAGCGCtaaccaggtacctacccctctctgGGGCAAATACAGATACACGGGGCTACTCACTACAGCGCtaaccaggtacctacccctctctgGGGCAAATACAGATACACGGGACCAGTCACTACAGTGCTAACCAGGTACCTACCCTTCAGTCACCACACAGGGGCGTCGGCACCCATCAGCAGGGGCACCCACCTCATTCTGTTGTCTTTGTCTCCCTTCCACAGTACCAGAGCGCTTTCACCCCCAAACAGCTTCAGAGTTGGAATGTTCCCAAGGCATACAAGGAGGTAagaatggaaagggttaaactgcAGATAGAATATTGTGCTGGCTGTGCCCTTGCCTATATGAGCTTACAATCAAGGCGACACTAGCTTAACTGGGAAGCTACACACTGCTGCACTACAGTcggtagaactacaactcccagcatcccctgactaACATTCCCTTCCTGTTTCAGCGCCCCTCCGACCATGACGGCTACACGCAGTTCATAGCCAATGAGCGGGGCCACTTGCTTCCCGGGGTCCCCCGGTCACAGGTCAGTCACACCCTCCCGTACATTATTATGGTAGAACCAGTTGTCCATGGTAATAACCAAAGCAGTTATGGCATAAGAAAGCTCTGATAGCCTCCgaggctgctctcttccccatggtcaAGTTATAAGTCCATTCCTTCAGTTACTGGCTggccatgggaaagagaacagcaAAGGGACAGAGTCACTAGGGGCTCTAACAGGAGCTACAGGGACTGACTGCTACTCACTAACGTTTCCTTCCGCCTTAACAGAAGAACCCATGGGGGACCTTTATAGGGACCTGGGATCTGCCCACCAAAATCCCCCCCTCCAAGGTGAGTCTGACATCCCGCTCAGCAGTGGCCTCCCGGCGCCTCACCAACTGGATCCAGAACTCAGAAGCGCTGCTCAGCGCCTGCAATGGACTCCACCCGCACATCTCCGGCAAGGTACCCACAAGCCCCAgctgctgtctgtatgtgcccaaggggggaggggggggattggGTGGcagggagattggattcacttacccgggggggggggggggggggggattcctgcctgaccatgggaaagagagcagcccaggagcaggaagtacagagaatcagagctctgtacctgggtaagtactggggggagattggattcacttacccagggggggttcctgcctgaccatgggaaagagagcagcccaggagcaggaagtacagagaatgacAGCTCTGTACTTAGAGTCCCTATTGTGACTTATACTAAAGGACCACGTAGGACTCACGGTGAGTTCACTCTGTATGAGCATTTCCGCTGAACTGCCTGTGAATCTTTTTAATTTGATGGTTCTTAGTGTTTGCTGCTGATCTTTCTGCCTGTTATTATATTATAAGGTACATTTGACTCCCAAACCGCTGCCCGTTTGCCGAACCACAAAAAATAGCGAATAAGAACCCGTACCTGCTTTGTACCTTTGTTTCTCACACAACTCAtacatgtcccccccccccccaacaggctTCAGGGCAGACACACAGCCTGAGGGACAGCAGTGAGGAGACGCAGCAAGAAAAGGCCAAGCAAACATCCCCTTCCCGACCTGGGAGCCAGACGGGGCAGCCCTAGCAACGCCAATAGGGAACAGCCCTAGCAACGCCAGTACAGCCCAGAGAGGGATCATCCAGCAGGGAGGCTTCTCAAGCCCACCCAGAGGAACCTTAATGGTGGGACTTGTGCAAATGCTGGAATGTACCATTGCCCCTTACAATAAACAGACTTGGTTCCGTTCCCCAAATCATGTGCCTTTTGGGTCAGACCATCTCagcttcagtacaggtataggaaccgttatccagaatgctcgggaccaagggtattccggataaggggtctttctgtaatttggatctccataccttaagtctactaaaaaaaaatcaataaaacattaattaaacccaacaagattgtttttcatccaataaggggtaattatatcttagttgggatcaagtacaggtaccgttttattattacagagaaaagggaatcatttaaccattaaataaacccaatagggctgttctgccccaataaggggtaattatatcttagttgggatcaagtacaggtactgttttattattacagagaaaagggaatcatttaaccatgaaataaacccaataggactgttctgccccaataaggggtaattatatcttagttgggatcaagtacaggtactgttttattattacagagaaaagggaatcatttaaccatgaaataaacccaatagggctgttctgcccccaataaggggtaattatatcttagttgggatcaagtacaggtactgttttattattacagagaaaagggaatcatttaaccattaaataaacccaatagggctgttctgccccaataaggggtaattatatcttagttgggatcaagtacaggtactgttttattattacagagaaaagggaatcatttaaggggtaatatatatatatatatatatatatatacaggctttccgtaactcggagctttctggataatgggtttccggataagggatcccacacctgtatgttATAGAGTGTACTATTCCTAGCATCTTAGCACTTAgtcttgattatttatttttgatagttcttaaattatttgccctctttgcctacatctctccagctttcacttgggatgggggtcaccgaccccggcagccaaaaaaaatgtattctctttaaggctacaattttatatttatagttactttttattcctcatctttttatttagtccctcttctattcatactccagtctcttattcacaccgctgcctggtcggtaaggtaaacaagaccctagcaaccagatagccgatGAAAATCCAAATCCTAAGCCCCGGTCTAGGATTAGGTGCCCCTATTTACTTACTAACCCCACCCCCTTTATATATCAGCTGACTGGgctctggcagtgaaagggtcaGGCAGTTGCGCAGCCAATAATTAGGCCGTGGGAGACGTTACATTCCATTTACATACAATGACTCGATTTTTCCCCCCCCTTGCGGCTTAAAGAGCAAAGCTGGTATGTGTCCCGCGGTGCCCACGCGAGGGGCGGGGCTAAAATAGGCGTTTTAgttcaagaatagaattttattgatttatacattttatttattttttttttttttacaatgaattTTGTCATCGAGTGCAAGTTTAGAAGCGAATGTCGATTTAAGTGCTCAGCAAGGTGGTCAAATTGCCCCCCAACCAAACCAAAGTTACCAGTTTCCAGTCTGTTCGCTCCCTGCATGGGATGTACCATCTACAGTTACCGGaccacaactcccagaattcccagtGGGATTTTGCAGCTCAGCAACTAGAGACTTGGGGCAAGCAATCACCCAATAAGCTTTGTTTGGCCACCGAAGCAAGCAAGATATCGGATTGGTTGCCCAGGGCTATAGGCCACAATGGGATCATTTGGGCATAGTCCTCCTCATTTTGAGATTTATTCTACTTAATTATCTATATTGTTGCAGAGAACTCTATCTGTTTGCATCTCAGCTGCCCTTTTACACCAACCCCCACGGCAACCGCTGGAATTCGCCCGCCTTCCCACACGCAGTTTGGACAAGGGGCCACATTGTCCAGCCGTGCTGAGCAGACACCAGAACTTGCTACTCCCTCCCTTTGTCCCTGTCTGGGCACATTCACACCAACGGGGGGGCCCTatacattataattaataatggCACCACCCGCACATCTATAAGGCCTATTCTGTCTGCCCAAACCCCTGTATGGGGGTCATAATGCCTGACTTTATATGTACTTCCCTTTATAATCAGACAGGCAGGGAGGGAATGAAGATCTTTGGctgtta from Xenopus tropicalis strain Nigerian chromosome 8, UCB_Xtro_10.0, whole genome shotgun sequence encodes:
- the cfap126 gene encoding protein Flattop, which codes for MATHYSANQYQSAFTPKQLQSWNVPKAYKERPSDHDGYTQFIANERGHLLPGVPRSQKNPWGTFIGTWDLPTKIPPSKVSLTSRSAVASRRLTNWIQNSEALLSACNGLHPHISGKASGQTHSLRDSSEETQQEKAKQTSPSRPGSQTGQP